From a single Candidatus Brevundimonas phytovorans genomic region:
- a CDS encoding nitronate monooxygenase produces MTSRAIRTVLTERLGCSAPIIQTAMGWVAEPSLVIGSVEAGAFGFLGAAVMTPDETRAKLLAVRRGTQRPFGVNFHMFQPGAEQIVDLILANRDQVRAVSFGRGPDARMIGRFKDAGILCIPTVGAVKHAQKMQQLGVDMVNVQGGEGGGHTGSVATTVLLPQVLDSVSIPVIASGGFGDGRGLAAALAYGAVGVAMGTRFLLTQESPVPDTTKAAYLKAGTDQIVLTTKLDGIPQRMVRTPLMDRIEKSGQAAMWLRAFEAALIMKKQTGASVLSLLRSARGMATHGEQPLRQVLMAATMPTLIQKAVVDGDVVNGVMATGVIGGRIHEIPTCQALVDRIVEEAIGRLDALASPDLLSPVS; encoded by the coding sequence ATGACGTCCAGGGCCATAAGAACCGTTCTGACCGAGCGCCTGGGCTGTTCTGCGCCCATCATCCAGACCGCCATGGGCTGGGTGGCCGAACCCTCGCTGGTGATCGGCAGCGTCGAGGCCGGCGCCTTCGGTTTTCTGGGCGCCGCCGTCATGACCCCCGACGAAACCCGCGCCAAGCTTCTGGCGGTGCGTCGCGGCACGCAACGTCCGTTCGGCGTCAACTTCCATATGTTCCAGCCGGGCGCCGAGCAGATCGTCGATCTGATCCTGGCCAATCGGGATCAGGTGCGGGCCGTCTCCTTCGGACGCGGTCCCGACGCCCGGATGATCGGACGCTTCAAGGACGCCGGCATCCTGTGCATCCCGACCGTGGGCGCGGTGAAGCACGCCCAGAAGATGCAGCAGCTGGGCGTGGACATGGTCAATGTCCAGGGCGGCGAAGGCGGCGGTCATACCGGCTCGGTGGCGACAACCGTCCTCCTGCCCCAGGTGCTGGATTCGGTATCCATCCCGGTCATCGCCAGCGGCGGCTTCGGCGACGGTCGCGGTCTGGCGGCGGCCCTGGCCTATGGGGCGGTGGGCGTGGCCATGGGCACCCGTTTCCTGCTGACGCAGGAAAGCCCCGTGCCGGACACGACCAAGGCCGCCTATCTCAAGGCAGGGACCGACCAGATCGTCCTGACCACCAAGCTGGACGGCATTCCCCAGCGCATGGTCCGCACCCCCTTGATGGATCGCATCGAAAAGTCAGGTCAGGCCGCCATGTGGCTGCGCGCCTTTGAGGCCGCCCTGATCATGAAGAAGCAGACCGGCGCCTCGGTCCTGAGCCTGCTGCGCTCTGCCCGGGGCATGGCCACGCACGGCGAACAGCCCCTTCGGCAGGTGCTGATGGCCGCCACCATGCCGACCCTGATCCAGAAGGCCGTGGTCGACGGCGATGTCGTCAACGGCGTCATGGCCACCGGCGTCATCGGCGGCCGCATCCATGAGATCCCGACCTGCCAGGCCCTGGTCGACCGCATTGTCGAGGAAGCGATCGGACGTCTCGACGCCCTCGCCTCCCCCGACCTCCTTTCCCCCGTTTCGTGA